GCCAAGAAAGTGTACAGCTTcaccaaaagcttcaagtacACATTGTCAGACTTTGGAGCGGTTCTGTGACCGGATCTCTTGTGCTGCTTAGTAGTGTGATCGATACCCATTGTGCAGTTCCTTGATGTTCCGAGACACTATGGAGCAAGATGCTGGATGAGCTCGCTTAACATTTTTTTACAGGTTCTGTCCCGTGGAAGCTTCGCCATCCAAGCTGCGTGGGTCGAGGAGGTCAGCTGATCAGAATTCACATCTGcgaaaagctcgaaaaaaGCAGACaagaaagttttgaaaatacaAAATGCATGGGTGGAACAGTCAAAAGTTGTTTCATGGGAAAGTCCAGTTTTTCAGGTTAGCGATGCGCTCGCTGAGAGCCCTAACGGCCGGAGTTTTGGTATGGTGGGTGCTCTTCAAGTGATCAAGGGATACCGGGCATCTGTAACGCGGTGAAAGAGCACTGTATGCTGGATTAGCAGACTGGTTCTCAGGGGATTAGATAGGGAATTCCTAGAAACTTTGGTAACTCACATGGCGAGTTGGAGGGGGGCGGTCACTGGGTCTCACCAGCtatttcaaacttgagcAGTGTTTTCTGGTTGTTCCGTGTGCGCACTTCTCCTCGGCTGGGCGATTCACTTGCTGGCGCACCTTTAGCAGGACATAGCTGCAGCTTGTGCTTCATGACACTGGCATCTGAATAATGGACATGTGATCGATCTATTTCTATTTCGCACACCTTAGCGTCCCGCTCTGCAGCTACGGTCTGAGAAACAAATCTGGAAACAAACCAGGAAACATGTGGGAAACATATTGGAAATGGGCGACAGACGTGCGGGAAACGTGCGGAGACATGCTGTAAAGGCGGATCTGGGACAGGAAAGCGAATGTGTGTCCCGCTTCAGATGATCTGGCCGGCTATCTTCGAGCGCTCGGATTAGGTCATCGCATAATTCTCGTTACTGTCATATATCATATATAAGATATGTGTCACGCTAGCATGGGTCGGTGCCGCTTCCAGTGCTAGCACGGCAGGCAATCGTGCGTGGGCTAAACCTTGCAAATCCTCACACCCGCGCACAGGAACCTCGCTACAGCGTAGCTCAGGCCTCCCGCCAGCATGAGGCACGTGGAGAAGATGATAAACTTGTTGTAGTCCGACACCGAGCCCCTGCCAATGATGGTACCAGCGATGGGGATGGTGGGCAGGGTCATCATCGCATTCAGTAGGTATGCAGTAGAGTAGCGCTTGCCAAAGTCGCGGGTTTTGGAGATCTGGCCGATGCACACCGCGGTTAGCGAGAAGATGGACCCTGAAAAGAAGCCGTACAGTAGGTAGTAGGCCCACAGCGCTTTGGGGTTGCCGCCGAACGGCAGCCAGATGGCGAAATTGACCACGACCGCCATGAGCGTCATGACAATGACGACGTTGAAACGGCCTGCGTACCGGTCCGAAATGTAGCCAGGGACGTAGCGGCCTAGGATCTGCATGGCGTTGCCTGCGGTGATGAGCGTGAAGGAGCTGCCCTCGCTATTGCCGCGGGCCATTGCGTAGGACGCAATGTAGGTGCTGGTGGCCAGAATGGAGTTTTCCGCGAGCGAGAAGCCCAGCGTCGTGAACACATACTTGGCGTCGCAGAAGTATTTCCAGTTGAAGCTCCCAAGCACGTAAAACTTGGCCATCTCATGCTTACTGGAAAACGCCTGCGGCTTCTGCTTGACGCGCTCGCGCGCGAAAAGGCACGCGAATGACAGACAAGCCAGACACACGAATGCCAGAATCCGCAGGGCCCATGGAAAGCCGACTTCGACGtagagcttcttgagcatGAGCGGGAAGATGATCCCGCCCAGAGACCCGCCGATCGTGGCACAGCTCGTTGCCATGGCGCGCTTGCGCGAGAACCAGGTGGCCACGCAGCTCACCAGCGGCGTAGTGAGGATGCCGTTGGCCAGGCCGCCCAGGACGGAGAATGCCAGGATAAATTGCCAAATGGTGTGGCAGTTTGCCGTGGCCACCAAACTGGTCACGAAGAGCACAGTGCCGACAACAATGGCGCCGAAGCCGCCGTTGCGGTCGAAATACGCGCCCGTAAGAACGCAGCTAGCGCTCACGATCGCAAGGTAGAGCGCAAAAATCCACGATACGCTTGAGGACGAGTCTGACGCCAGCTGGTGCTTCGAGATGTAGCCTTCGAGGGCACCGAGCGAGTTGATCACGCCCCACGCCGGCAGAAGGCCCATAAAAGAGCCCAGCAGCGCCAGGTAAGCGGCCACGCCGCCGTCGGGAAACTCAGattcgtcttcgtcgtccgTGGACCCTGTGTGCGACAGTTGGTCCAGCGTTGACTCACGCACATGGTCGTCAGAGTCGCGGCCCGTGCCGCCGCTCTGAGGTTTGAAGCCGGAAGCGTGCGCTTCGAAGCGTGTGTGAGGACTGAGGATGAGCTGCTGAGGCCGCTTGGGGAGTATTGAAACCATGTCGTATAGCGCGAACGATGGTGAATTGCAGAGAAGCGAAGTGTGGCCCCAGAGGGCAAAGTTTTaaagctttggaagcagCGGAATAATAATGGCTTTATAAAGAACTGCGTGGCGCGTGAGTCACGAAGACACGCGACCCGCGCGTTGCACACAGGGTACTACATACAAACGAAAGCGCAGGAGCGAGCTCGTGCTGCGCTTACAAAGACTTCAGAACGTTCTCGGCGGAGGAAACGTTGACGCCGGTCTTGTCTGGCTCCTCGAAGGTGGAGACGACCTTACCGTCCTCAACGACGACAGCGTAACGGTAGTTACGCTTGTTGCCGAACACTTCCTCGGAGTCAAACAGGGTGTCACCGGACTTGGCGAACTCGCCCTTGGTGTCAGCGACGATGTGCACCTGCTCTGGGGTCTTGAGCGACTCAGCCCACGCCTTGGTCACGAAGGCGTCGTTCACGCAGGTCACGAACACGTCCTGCACGCCCTTGGCCTGCAAGTCGGAAAGGTGCGCGATGTAGCCGGGAACGTGGCTAGCGGAGCACGCTGGAGAGAACGCGGCTGGGACACCGACGATGATGTGCTTGCCCTTGCTGACCAACTTGCCGAGGTCAATGGAGTTGCTTGGAGCGTTCTCCTGCACGCCGGCGAGGCCGGTCTTGATAACGTCACCTACTTGGAACATTTGTGTACGAGTTGTGTTGTGGAAAAAACGGAGGCCTGAAGCTGATGCTGGTCTGATAGCTGAACGGATTCCGTGAAGCATTATGGTTGTAGCCAACGGTGGCGATTGAGCGCTACTGAGCACGCTTATATAGGGGGGATTTAAGGTGCGCCGTACAAACGTACATGGAGTCGGGGTGACGTGCTTTGCTATAACGTAGACAAACGTAAGCTTGACGAAATAGGCGCGGCGTCGCGTTGTAGACGGCACGAGACGGCGCACTGGCGCGCGAGACAGAGGCGTGGGGTGCTGGCGTGGCCACCGGAGGCAGGCCAGAGTGGCAATGGGCCCCGACGATCCATGCCACGTGACACGATCAATattatcaagaagatcattATCCACGACACCACGTGACCGCGATTTAATGGactatcacgtgatctgCTGGCTTTTCCACTCCCTTAGAGAAACTGTGTTAGCCTGCGATGCCCCAGATCGGGCATCGCTGGCTATAACTGCAAGTGTTCCGCGATGACTGGCGACGACGCGGGCTACGGCGACTTCGCGGCATCCGAGGATGAGAACTACGACGACTTTATGGCGTCCGACGAGGACGTAAGCATCGAGATGGAGGACGAGACCGAGGACGAGGCCGAGAACGAGGGCGCTGCCGAGAACGAGACCGGAAGCAAGACCAGACAGGGCTCGGCAAGCCGCAGGGATGATAGCGGCGCCGAAAATGGCGCTGGAAAACCCCAGGTGGAGAGCGGAGCCGCGGTCATGGCTTCGGCTGCGCTGCAAGAGGCGAGACGCATGGTGCAGGAACAGCGCTGGTACGAGGCCCGGTCCGCCTTGGACGGCGTGCTACAGAGCTCGACACTCGACCCGGATCGCGCCTTTGGAGCGCGGCTCGAGCTGGTTCGGTGCTGCTACTTAAGCTGGGTCTCGCGCCAGGAAAACGCCGCGGGCCCCGCGGAGCTAACCGAGCACTCCGAGCTCCAAGAAGCCTGCGGCcacctgcagcagctgcaagCGTATGTCGACTGGCTCGAGCCGGAAGTTCTGGATTCTGCTGTCTCGCGACTACTGGACCTCTTCGCGCCGCCGCTAAAGTCCAAGCTGCTCTTTGAAGGGCCTGCCGCCTCTGGTTTGGGGCCTCGAGCAGCGGTCACACTTCTTGAGTGCTGCGCGCCTCTTGCAAGGCACGAATCCGCCCAGGATCTACGATCGCGCGTCCTGCAGCACCGGCTCGGCTTTAATGACCCCCCGGGCGGGTCCCAGCGCCGCCAGATGCTCGACGAGCTGGCCACCATCTCTGGCGGCCGGCTGGACTCCCTTGAGTTCCTCATAACGACACACGTGCAGCAATTCCTGGCAGACCCACAAGGCCTCGACGTTCCCCAGCTCCAAAGCCTAGTGTCGCATGCGTCGGCGCTGCTGCAGAGGTCTCTCACACAGCCCCTTCGCCTGCTTTCCCTGCTAAGCTTCTGCGAAGCGATCATCGCCCTCAACAACTACTGCTCGCCCCACGACCACGCCAAGCGCCTCTCTGAGTGCCAGACGGCCTTTTGGAACTGCTACAAGCAcctcgaagagcttggagaCCACTCGCGCTTCCGGGACCTCACTCTTTGTGCCTTCGTGCTCTCCAGCATGCTCCTAACAGGCCAAGCGGCCAACGCGCATCAAGCCATCACGCCCTTCGAGCTCGAACAGATCAAGGTCATCGAGTCGACACCACTGGTGcaagacttgaagcacATTTACTCGGATTTTGTAGGCTACAACTTGAGCGGATTCGCCGACTCTCTGCGCAAAATCAAGCAATTCCACCTCCAGTTGGCTGGGCTTGTTGACGCCCTCATACACCTGCTGCAAACGCGCATGCTCTGGAACCGCGTCGCCAGGCTATACTCCTGCATCTCGCTGTCGGACATCCGCGCGCAGCTGCAGATAGGGGACTCTCCGCAGCTGTCGCGCAACGATTTGCTCACTATTCTGATGAAGAGTATCATGAACGACACCGCGCAAGTCTACTTCAAGCTGGACCTTACGCACGACCTTGTCTACTTCGGAAAAGAGAATCGTAGGCCCTTATGCCCTCTTTCCAAGCACTTGTACCTTTCTGCGAAGTCCGATGCTGTTACAAAGTCCCCTAATACACCATCCTGTAATTCCTTGAAAGAATGGGTTGACAACATTGGCGTCTTCGAAACAAAGCCCCGCAGGCTGAAGGACATGAGTGCTGTGCAGTTTGTCCACGAGCTGCAGCAGTCTCGAGAGTGTACTGCTGTGGCGGACTCAAGTGATCAAGCGAAGCCTTTGAAGTActctcagcttcttcagtgCGTCCGCGATGCGCTTAGCTAAACGCGAAACCGCCGTGGACCGCTGAACCGCGAAAAACGAGCCACGCTTCCCCGGTAGTCTTTAATCTAGCGGGCCAGACCCCAGTTGGCAGGGACAAAGCCCTGCTTATTGTCTACTATTGTTTTTGCCGTGCATGAaattttgtttgttttttttttcgcgtTTCGCGTTGTTACGCGAAAATACGTTGATCTTCAAATGCCAAGATCGTCGAAATTGGatcaaaaaaactgaaCAGACCCCGAGCGTGCACGAAAAGTCTGGTCTGGGCGCCTCGCAACGCGAAATATGGTTTCTCCTCTACCGCCAAACGCTGCGCGGCTTACTGCGAACACACAATTTGCCTGCTGTTAAGCTACGGTTCGCCCACTGTTCCCACTGCAAACGTACTTTCGGGTGAAAAGTTCTCATTTCGTTTCGCGGCCGTTCTCTTCGCGGGCTCCCTGCCCAACATGTATAAAAGGGCTTCTAGTCATGCACCCTTAGTTGAATGATTATCGATCTTTCTTTACACTTTTCATTTCCCCATCGACCGACCAACTCGCAATACTTTCCCTCTAGatacaaaaaatgaaattCTCTATCGCTGCCTCCGTTTTCGCTGCCGCTGGCGTCGCCTCTGCAACCATCGCCGCTGTTTCTCAGATCGGCGATGGCCAGATCCAGGCCACTGTCCCAGGTGCTTCTACCTCGGCCGCTACCACTACAACTACTTCAGTCGCTACTCCAGCCTCTACTCCAGCCACTGTGGTGTCCGCTTCGACCTCTGCCACCACCGAGTCTGCTTCCGccaccaccttcaccaCTACTTTCGGCGGCTCCTCCATCTCTTCCCCAGTGGCCAGCTCTCAACGCTCCTCTGATGACATCACTTACGTCGACATCACTACCACCCCTGAGGTCACCACTTCCCAGGTGAAGACTGAGAAGTCCACATCTACCCCTTACTCATACACAACTCTGGCCACTCAGAACTCCACCGCTACCGGTAGCggcagctcttcttccgTCAGCCTGAGTGTGTTCGAGGCCGGTGCGCAAAACAtcgctgctggtgctggtATCGGCGCTCTGGCTGCCGGTGCGCTCATCGCTTTATTGTAAACCTGAAGGACTTCCAGCCTACGCTAATAATAGGGAAGCCCTCTAGCAAAATTGCCTGCGACCAGCTCGCTGCTCTTATGTACCATAAATATCGTCATACGCTAGTTTAGATCAAAGGAATGCATTGATTGCTGATCATACCAGCTTGAGGCCATTTGCCTACTTAACTGCGAacaattttcgaaaacagTTCACATGCCCATCAATTCACATAGCCCAAAGTACTAACGCCCAAGGTTTCTCGCCGTTGTATATATGGATGACGTTTCACCTTTGATTGCTCGCATCTCCG
Above is a genomic segment from Lachancea thermotolerans CBS 6340 chromosome A complete sequence containing:
- the MCH4 gene encoding Mch4p (similar to uniprot|Q08268 Saccharomyces cerevisiae YOL119C MCH4 Protein with similarity to mammalian monocarboxylate permeases which are involved in transport of monocarboxylic acids across the plasma membrane mutant is not deficient in monocarboxylate transport), whose product is MVSILPKRPQQLILSPHTRFEAHASGFKPQSGGTGRDSDDHVRESTLDQLSHTGSTDDEDESEFPDGGVAAYLALLGSFMGLLPAWGVINSLGALEGYISKHQLASDSSSSVSWIFALYLAIVSASCVLTGAYFDRNGGFGAIVVGTVLFVTSLVATANCHTIWQFILAFSVLGGLANGILTTPLVSCVATWFSRKRAMATSCATIGGSLGGIIFPLMLKKLYVEVGFPWALRILAFVCLACLSFACLFARERVKQKPQAFSSKHEMAKFYVLGSFNWKYFCDAKYVFTTLGFSLAENSILATSTYIASYAMARGNSEGSSFTLITAGNAMQILGRYVPGYISDRYAGRFNVVIVMTLMAVVVNFAIWLPFGGNPKALWAYYLLYGFFSGSIFSLTAVCIGQISKTRDFGKRYSTAYLLNAMMTLPTIPIAGTIIGRGSVSDYNKFIIFSTCLMLAGGLSYAVARFLCAGVRICKV
- the RRI2 gene encoding Rri2p (some similarities with uniprot|Q12348 Saccharomyces cerevisiae YOL117W RRI2 subunit of COP9 Signalosome (CSN) like protein complex that cleaves the ubiquitin-like protein Rub1 from Cdc53 COP9 signalosome (CSN) subunit), whose protein sequence is MTGDDAGYGDFAASEDENYDDFMASDEDVSIEMEDETEDEAENEGAAENETGSKTRQGSASRRDDSGAENGAGKPQVESGAAVMASAALQEARRMVQEQRWYEARSALDGVLQSSTLDPDRAFGARLELVRCCYLSWVSRQENAAGPAELTEHSELQEACGHLQQLQAYVDWLEPEVLDSAVSRLLDLFAPPLKSKLLFEGPAASGLGPRAAVTLLECCAPLARHESAQDLRSRVLQHRLGFNDPPGGSQRRQMLDELATISGGRLDSLEFLITTHVQQFLADPQGLDVPQLQSLVSHASALLQRSLTQPLRLLSLLSFCEAIIALNNYCSPHDHAKRLSECQTAFWNCYKHLEELGDHSRFRDLTLCAFVLSSMLLTGQAANAHQAITPFELEQIKVIESTPLVQDLKHIYSDFVGYNLSGFADSLRKIKQFHLQLAGLVDALIHLLQTRMLWNRVARLYSCISLSDIRAQLQIGDSPQLSRNDLLTILMKSIMNDTAQVYFKLDLTHDLVYFGKENRRPLCPLSKHLYLSAKSDAVTKSPNTPSCNSLKEWVDNIGVFETKPRRLKDMSAVQFVHELQQSRECTAVADSSDQAKPLKYSQLLQCVRDALS
- the TOS6 gene encoding Tos6p (conserved hypothetical protein): MKFSIAASVFAAAGVASATIAAVSQIGDGQIQATVPGASTSAATTTTTSVATPASTPATVVSASTSATTESASATTFTTTFGGSSISSPVASSQRSSDDITYVDITTTPEVTTSQVKTEKSTSTPYSYTTLATQNSTATGSGSSSSVSLSVFEAGAQNIAAGAGIGALAAGALIALL
- the AHP1 gene encoding thioredoxin peroxidase AHP1 (weakly similar to uniprot|P38013 Saccharomyces cerevisiae YLR109W AHP1 Thiol-specific peroxiredoxin, reduces hydroperoxides to protect against oxidative damage; function in vivo requires covalent conjugation to Urm1p) produces the protein MLHGIRSAIRPASASGLRFFHNTTRTQMFQVGDVIKTGLAGVQENAPSNSIDLGKLVSKGKHIIVGVPAAFSPACSASHVPGYIAHLSDLQAKGVQDVFVTCVNDAFVTKAWAESLKTPEQVHIVADTKGEFAKSGDTLFDSEEVFGNKRNYRYAVVVEDGKVVSTFEEPDKTGVNVSSAENVLKSL